A single Pogoniulus pusillus isolate bPogPus1 chromosome 27, bPogPus1.pri, whole genome shotgun sequence DNA region contains:
- the TM7SF3 gene encoding transmembrane 7 superfamily member 3: MGLWHCTVVLLGLLGLLGHGDAAGLLELSLGKFRNVVLNQSTPVEAVIRNIASNVTVIIFQVHAQQRDVVISFDKNPSVNSSGVGVDKGLVSILRLQQTVCTWYLRSLDAGQVLSTAISIPYMEKDPIPGGCNIEFDLEVDPNLYLDYTLVDIHIKFAPANLGYARGANPPSCDSGTGQNSRWRLRYDVYQYFLPENRLSEMVLMSHIQKMSEVQSIKANGIKMLSLTTDDKTNVYFSSLPGQGVIYNVIVWDPLWNTSAAYIPVHTYACSFADLVDNCSSLSKPSTKVFFTTLAVLGLFTCFFGHRFWKTDLFFMGFVFAAFFFFVFITRVTGLGYDVRLILTAVAGIIGGLFLVASWWRFGSVLFCMYFIGLVLGFLFSSVVFFTPLGDYRVFRDDVVFWVTFSSVAMMIPVLFVGCPRMLNIMASGIVGSYTVVLAIACYVYTSLAYITLDLLRRILNDDFSRAYTNVPFQRNDFIILSVWTMLAFSGVTVQLRQERSKVPFPPHPYLTWKRERERRSTNVLDPSHHIPPLRERIHNKLLHIKEFFHKEQPAGERTPLLL; encoded by the exons ATGGGGCTCTGGCATTGCACCGTGGTACTTTTGGGGCTCCTGGGGCTCCTAGGCCACGGCGATGCTGCAG GTCTTCTTGAGCTCTCCTTGGGAAAATTCCGGAACGTGGTACTTAACCAGAGCACTCCAGTGGAAGCTGTAATCAGGAACATTGCAAGCAATGTAACTGTCATCATTTTCCAAGTGCATGCTCAGCAACGTGATGTGGTGATATCCTTCGATAAG AATCCATCTGTTAACAGCTCAGGAGTTGGAGTAGACAAAGGCCTGGTTTCCATCCTTCGGCTTCAACAGACTGTGTGTACATGGTACCTTCGGTCACTGGATGCTGGGcaggtgctgagcacagctaTCTCCATTCCCTACATGGAGAAAG ATCCTATTCCTGGAGGTTGCAATATAGAGTTTGACTTGGAGGTGGATCCAAATCTTTACCTAGACTACACGTTGGTTGATATACACATCAAGTTTGCCCCTGCAAATTTGGGATATGCCAG AGGAGCAAACCCACCCTCCTGTGACTCGGGGACCGGTCAGAACTCGAGGTGGCGACTGCGCTATGATGTCTACCAGTACTTCTTACCAGAGAACCGTCTTTCTGAAATGGTGCTCATGAGCCACATACAGAAGATGTCTGAGGTGCAAAGTATCAAAGCCAATGGCATTAAA ATGCTTTCACTGACAACTGATGACAAGACCAATGTCTACTTTTCCTCACTTCCCGGACAAGGAGTAATCTACAATGTCATAGTATGGGATCCTCTTTGGAATACTTCTGCTGCATACATACCTGTACATACATatgcctgcagctttgctgacTTAGTGGATAACTGCTCTTCTCTCA GCAAACCCTCTACTAAAGTGTTCTTCACTACTCTTGCTGTTCTTGGTCTTTTCACTTGTTTTTTTGGACACAGATTCTGGAAAACAG ATTTATTCTTCATGGGCTTCGTATTTGCAGCATTCTTCTTCTTTGTATTCATTACAAGGGTAACTGGCCTTGGTTATGATG tgcGTCTTATTTTGACAGCAGTAGCTGGAATTATTGGAGGGCTTTTCCTGGTTGCAAGCTGGTGGAGATTTGGGTCTGTCCTGTTTTGTATGTACTTTATTGGACTTGTGCTGGGATTTCTCTTTTCGTCGGTGGTCTTCTTTACTCCACTAG GAGACTACAGGGTCTTCCGTGATGATGTTGTCTTCTGGGTGACCTTTTCTTCTGTAGCCATGATGATTCCAGTGCTTTTTGTTGGCTGTCCAAGAATG CTGAATATAATGGCCTCTGGAATAGTAGGCTCTTACACAGTGGTTCTAGCTATTGCTTGTTATGTCTACACAAGTCTTGCTTACATCACCTTAGACTTACTCAGAAGGATTCTCAATGATGACTTCAGCAGAGCTTACACCAATGTGCCTTTTCAAAGAAATG acTTCATTATCCTGTCAGTCTGGACAATGCTGGCCTTCAGCGGAGTAACTGTGCAGCTTCGCCAAGAGAGAAGCAAGGTGCCCTTCCCACCACACCCCTACCTCACCTGGAAGCGGGAAAGGGAGCGCAGGAGCACCAATGTCTTGGACCCTAGCCATCATATCCCTCCTCTGAGAGAGAGGATCCATAACAAGCTGCTGCATATCAAAGAGTTTTTTCACAaagagcagccagctggggagaGAACTCCATTGCTTCTGTAA